The bacterium genomic interval CAGCCCCCAGGTCGCCCCGGGCGGCCGCGCGGAAGGCTGGGGCCAACAGGGCCACGAGCAACCACAGGTAGGCGGCGAGCCCGAGGATTCCGGCCGCGACCGCCATTTCCAGGAACTCGTTGTGAGCCCGATCATAGCTGAACAGAGGGGGGAGCGTCTTCCCGGCGTAGATCCTGGCCTCCCTCGGGTCGCTCATGTTGGGGAAGTACCGGAACGAATCCAGGCCCTGCCCTAGCCAGGGCCGCCGCATCCAGGCCCGGACCGCGCCCCGCCAGAGTGAAAGCCGCACCTGCACGCCGCCGCCGTGCTCCAGTGTCATCGCCAGCCGTTGCGTCGGCTGCCGGGCGTCGGGGTGGATCTCGCCGGGGACACGCCGGAGCGCCGTGCCGTCGGCAGCGACGCGGATTAACACCTGCTCGTCAATTGTGCGTGCGAATGGCCCGACCTGCGCGGCATACAGCAGTGTCAGCGCAGCCATCAACCCACCGACAGACGCAGCCCACCAGCGCCGTGATGCCCCGTGCCGTGCCAGGACCACCGCTGCGAGCAGCCCGACCCCCAGCCACGACGCGACCCACCCGGCGCGCGACCCAGTGACCAGCACTCCCAGGAAGAGTGAACCGATCAGGAAGACTGCCGCCATTCGCGCCAGCCTGCCCCCGGCAACGAGCATGGATGCTGCTGCCACCGGAATGACCATGGCCAGGTACCCGGCGAGGAACGCTGCGTTGCCCAGAATCGCGAACGGCCGCAGGTAGCCCCGATAGCCCCACACGGGATCCAGGCCGGCGAACTGGATCAGGGCGTAGATGGCGTTACCTGCCGCGCCGATCAACAGTGCCGCGGTGAAGCGGCGCTGGAACCCAGGGGCTGCCCTGAGTTCGTGGGCCGCGACTCCGGCCACGATTAGGTAGCAGAGGATGGTCGCCAGCCCCTCCCTGCGGATCAGGTTTCCCCAGAAGGCAACGTGAGGGTTTGGTGCCTGCCAGGTCGCTATGCCCAGGACAGCGGACAGGACCAGGAACGGGAGTACCAGGCCGGGCTCCGGACGCGGGGAGGACCGGCGGTCGAGCACATACCGCAGTCCCCACAGGACCGCCGTCAGGGCACCCACAGCCCACACCGCGTTCCGCTTGGCCTCAAGGAACGTGCGTACTGGATCCAGGGGGTCGAAAACCAGGGGGACCAGCGCCACGCTGACCACAAGCAGCCAGCGCAGCGCTGAGGACAGGAGGTCGGTCCGGGTTCCTGCTGTGTCGGTCACGAAGCCGGGTCTCCTCAACCATTCGGGTCCAGAAAGCGGAGTGACCCGACATGCGGGCCACTCCTGCTCCATATCAGGTGTGCCGGATTGCTACGGCAGTGTCTGCGAGCGGGCGGACGAACCGTCGCTGTTCAATATCAGCGTGATGGTCGCAAGGTTCACCGGGCCGCACTTGGCCGGAGTGCTGTCGCCGGTGGCCCGCATAGAGATGAGGGCTCCTGTAGAGGACGGGAAAGAGTAGGCCCAACATCCCTTGTCATCGGGTGGCGCGACGAACCCCAAAACCGTCGCATCGCCACCGCCCGCGAACGTCCCGTACTGCTGGTAGTAGGCCCATGCGAGCGTCTTGATCTCCTGCAGCACGTTGTCGCCCTCTGCGATCAGGGCGCCGCGGCGGGCGCCGAGGTACCGGGGCACCGCCAGGGCAATCAGGATGCCGAGGATTGCGAGCACGACGACCAGCTCGATCAGCGTGAAGCCGCGCTGCCCCCTCTTCTTCCAGAAGTACTTCATCATCGCCTATCCCTCCTTGGGATCTTTCTCCTCACGCGCACTCCGTACCAGAAACAATCAGACCAGGGGATCAATGATCCTCTTGCTCTTCGACCGTCCTCCCTCCGCCCATCACCTCCCGCTCCCCGACGTCATCCATCTTCTTGCGCCGCTGTTACTGGTTATGCCCACGCCGACCGCCTCTTAGACCGGCGTTCGACGCTTCGCCGGGTTCCTCACACCCACCACACCCGGAGTCCTGCTGCCTCGGCGCTCGAGCGCTGCCGGGCGTCTGAGGTCAGGAATGGAACGCCCGTCCCGCTCCTCACTCACAATGCGGGAGAGGGGCTTACCCCGGGAAGCCACCGGCCTAGCTGACGGCATGCGGCCCTCCCGCTGCGCGGCCTCGACAAACCCTGCCCGCACCACCCGGTCCAGCGTCACCCCGCCGCTCCCGACCGCCCGCAGAGGGCTGATCACGGCGATCGGCCGCCCCCGGTCGGTGAGGACGACCTCCTTCCCGGCGCGCACGGCGCGAATCGCCTTCGAGAACCCCTGGTTCGCCTCGCGCAGGCCCAGTCGCATGGGGACGACCGGGGTAGCCTACTTCACCCCTGTCGCGAGCTGGAAGATGGGCATGTAGAGCGAGATCACCATCGCGCCCACGATCACGCCCATGAAGATGATCAGGATCGGCTCGAGCAGCGAGGTCAGTCCGGCCACCATCGCATCGATCTCGACGTCGTAGAAGTCGGCCACCTTCTCCAGCATCTGCTCGAGCGCGCCGGTCTCCTCG includes:
- a CDS encoding type II toxin-antitoxin system prevent-host-death family antitoxin yields the protein MRLGLREANQGFSKAIRAVRAGKEVVLTDRGRPIAVISPLRAVGSGGVTLDRVVRAGFVEAAQREGRMPSARPVASRGKPLSRIVSEERDGRSIPDLRRPAALERRGSRTPGVVGVRNPAKRRTPV
- a CDS encoding O-antigen ligase family protein, with amino-acid sequence MTDTAGTRTDLLSSALRWLLVVSVALVPLVFDPLDPVRTFLEAKRNAVWAVGALTAVLWGLRYVLDRRSSPRPEPGLVLPFLVLSAVLGIATWQAPNPHVAFWGNLIRREGLATILCYLIVAGVAAHELRAAPGFQRRFTAALLIGAAGNAIYALIQFAGLDPVWGYRGYLRPFAILGNAAFLAGYLAMVIPVAAASMLVAGGRLARMAAVFLIGSLFLGVLVTGSRAGWVASWLGVGLLAAVVLARHGASRRWWAASVGGLMAALTLLYAAQVGPFARTIDEQVLIRVAADGTALRRVPGEIHPDARQPTQRLAMTLEHGGGVQVRLSLWRGAVRAWMRRPWLGQGLDSFRYFPNMSDPREARIYAGKTLPPLFSYDRAHNEFLEMAVAAGILGLAAYLWLLVALLAPAFRAAARGDLGAAGAAAGALAFLLVLQVQPGYQGSSFVFWALLGFGAARARGLAEQPPGNRNSRAPVGQAASRYDVAVERAREG
- a CDS encoding prepilin-type N-terminal cleavage/methylation domain-containing protein; amino-acid sequence: MMKYFWKKRGQRGFTLIELVVVLAILGILIALAVPRYLGARRGALIAEGDNVLQEIKTLAWAYYQQYGTFAGGGDATVLGFVAPPDDKGCWAYSFPSSTGALISMRATGDSTPAKCGPVNLATITLILNSDGSSARSQTLP